The segment AATGGTCATCTGGAATTCCCCCTTGGCCGGTAATCGGTGACGCGGGACGGGCAGCGAAAGCGGTGCGGGCCCGAGCGCTCCATTATCTCATGGAGTTCGCGGATGTTCCGCACGGGAATCACCCATCCGGGCCGAACGCTGAGGCGCCATTTAGAAGGAACCCGGCCGGGATCGCAATGGCATTTTGATCGACGAATAAAAATCATCCCCCGGCTGGGGCCTTCGGGGGGAGAATGGCGTGCGGGTCCGAGAAGCGGATCAGCATCATCTGGACGGCATGCGCGACGAGGCGCCGCCCCGAATCCCGGATCGTGACCTCGGCAGACGCATAGCGTCCCCGGCCCAGTGGCCCACCAGGCGCGTGACAAACCATTCGTCGGCCGTGTCCGCGAAAAAACGCATCGAAAGATCGACGCTCGGAGCGTGAAAGAAGCGGTACCCGCGACCGAATCGGAGATGCACGCAGCGGCCGTCACGCAGCAGTCTCGCGCTTCAGCCGTCCTTTCGATGACAGACGGCCTGCACCTTGTTTCCGTCCGGATCGCGGACGTAGGCGCCGTAGTAGTTCGGATGGTAGTGGGGCCTCAGGCCCGGTGCTCCCTCGTCGCTGCCTCCGTTGGCGAGCGCCACGCGGTGGAACTCGTCGACCGTACGCCGCGAATCGACCTTGAACGCGGCGTGCACGCCGTTGCCCGGACCGGCAGCGCCGCCATCGAACGGCGACAGGATGAACAGCTTCTCGCCGGTCGGCGTTCCGTACGCGAGCACTGTCGGCGCCTTGAACAGCACCGGATGACCGAGCGCGGCCATGACGGCGTCCCAGAAGCGGGCCGCGCGATCGAAATCGTTGGTGCCGAGGGTGACGTGGCTGTACATCGACGTGTCTCCGCTGCCCTGCCGTGGTCGTGCCAGGGACTGCGGCGCTTTCAGCCGAGAATGCCTGCAACGTAAAGCGGCAGCCGCATGCGGGCGGGTCTTGCACGCGCCCCGCCGAAGTGGCGACGGGCACAGCGGCGCCGCGAAGACCGCGCCGGGCTTGAACCGCACCGTCGGGCGACCTATCCCTCCGACGCAATGTCACTGCGCACCATCTGCATCTCCCTTACGCAGGAGTCGGGCGGCGAGGCGATCGGC is part of the Candidatus Binatia bacterium genome and harbors:
- a CDS encoding VOC family protein, which translates into the protein MYSHVTLGTNDFDRAARFWDAVMAALGHPVLFKAPTVLAYGTPTGEKLFILSPFDGGAAGPGNGVHAAFKVDSRRTVDEFHRVALANGGSDEGAPGLRPHYHPNYYGAYVRDPDGNKVQAVCHRKDG